A stretch of Allostreptomyces psammosilenae DNA encodes these proteins:
- a CDS encoding NUDIX hydrolase gives MSPYDPSAFPPFAVTVDLVALTVREQALCALTVRRAEPPFEGAWALPGGFVRPDEDLAAAAERELLEETSLRARVMEAACPVRRGEAHLEQLATYGDPGRDPRMRVVSVAYLVLAPDLPTPRPGGDVEGARWTPVDALLEGGRSGGRLAFDHDRILADGVERARSKIEYSSLATAFCPEEFTVGELRRVYEVVWGVSLDPRNFHRKVTGTPGFLVAAGGTTKRQGGRPAQLFRAGEATVLNPPMLRPEP, from the coding sequence ATGTCGCCATACGATCCGTCGGCCTTTCCCCCGTTCGCCGTCACGGTGGATCTGGTGGCGTTGACCGTCCGGGAGCAGGCGCTGTGCGCGCTGACGGTGCGGCGGGCGGAGCCGCCGTTCGAGGGGGCGTGGGCGCTGCCGGGGGGCTTCGTGCGCCCCGACGAGGATCTGGCTGCGGCGGCCGAGCGGGAGTTGCTGGAGGAGACGTCGCTGCGTGCCCGGGTGATGGAGGCGGCCTGTCCGGTGCGGCGGGGTGAGGCGCATCTGGAGCAGCTGGCGACGTACGGCGATCCGGGCCGGGATCCCCGCATGCGGGTGGTGAGTGTGGCGTACCTGGTGCTGGCTCCGGATCTGCCGACGCCGCGGCCGGGTGGGGACGTGGAGGGGGCCCGGTGGACGCCGGTGGACGCCCTGCTGGAGGGCGGTCGCTCGGGTGGGCGGTTGGCGTTCGACCACGACCGCATCCTGGCCGACGGGGTGGAGCGCGCCCGGTCCAAGATCGAGTACTCGTCCCTGGCGACCGCCTTCTGCCCGGAGGAGTTCACGGTGGGGGAGCTGCGGCGGGTGTACGAGGTGGTGTGGGGCGTTTCGCTGGATCCGCGGAACTTCCACCGCAAGGTCACGGGGACGCCGGGGTTCCTGGTGGCCGCCGGGGGGACGACGAAGCGTCAGGGCGGACGTCCGGCGCAGTTGTTCCGTGCCGGTGAGGCGACGGTGTTGAATCCGCCGATGCTGCGCCCGGAGCCCTGA
- a CDS encoding ATP-binding cassette domain-containing protein has protein sequence MIEATGLTRKYRRGGGVDDLSFEALPGRVTGVVGPPGAGKSTAVRLMVGLERGGGVTLFDGRPYRRLRRPAAEVGVLLQGTSRLGCHPDRSARGHLRTLCAAYGTSPSRVEAALRLVGLEHVAGQRTRHFSVGMRVRLGLAAALLGDPPILLFDDPLPELDPLGAEWLLAFLRACAREGRTVVVTERRPALMPLLADHVVALEGGRLVANMPVDDYVRTHLHPEVTVRSPEAGRLAEVLVALGAPVRRKGATRIVVSGMRRSGVGELAFRHGVPLHELSEREVPVVSVDSGRLAGGSVVDGACAGRRLGGATAVGGATAVRAALPRERGPLSVGRLVRGVVLSPRRPRPREVALVGRPVVFDEGVGWEESSAGGPADGVRADGVPVDGVRAAAAVVEEAR, from the coding sequence ATGATCGAGGCCACGGGGCTGACGAGGAAGTACCGGCGGGGCGGCGGAGTTGATGACCTGTCCTTTGAGGCCTTGCCTGGGCGGGTCACCGGGGTGGTGGGTCCGCCCGGGGCGGGCAAGTCGACGGCCGTGCGCCTGATGGTGGGTCTGGAGCGGGGCGGTGGCGTCACGCTCTTCGACGGCCGGCCGTATCGGCGGTTGCGGCGACCGGCGGCCGAGGTGGGGGTGCTGCTGCAGGGCACCTCGCGGCTGGGCTGCCATCCGGACCGTTCGGCGCGTGGTCATCTGCGCACGCTGTGTGCCGCCTACGGCACCTCGCCGTCCCGTGTGGAGGCGGCGTTGCGGCTGGTGGGCCTGGAGCATGTGGCCGGGCAGCGGACGCGGCACTTCTCGGTGGGGATGCGGGTGCGGCTGGGGCTGGCCGCGGCGCTGCTGGGGGATCCGCCGATCCTGCTCTTCGACGATCCGTTGCCGGAGCTGGACCCGCTGGGCGCGGAGTGGTTGCTGGCCTTTCTGCGGGCGTGTGCCCGGGAGGGGCGGACGGTTGTGGTGACGGAGCGGCGGCCGGCGTTGATGCCGTTGCTGGCGGATCACGTGGTGGCGCTGGAGGGCGGGCGTCTGGTGGCGAACATGCCGGTGGACGACTACGTGCGCACCCATCTGCATCCGGAGGTGACGGTGCGTTCGCCGGAGGCGGGGCGCCTGGCGGAGGTGCTGGTGGCGTTGGGGGCGCCGGTGCGCCGCAAGGGGGCGACCCGGATCGTGGTGAGCGGGATGCGCCGCAGTGGGGTGGGGGAGTTGGCGTTCCGGCACGGGGTGCCGCTGCACGAGTTGTCGGAGCGGGAGGTGCCGGTGGTGTCGGTGGATTCCGGCCGGCTGGCCGGGGGTTCCGTGGTGGACGGGGCGTGTGCGGGGCGTCGGCTGGGTGGGGCGACCGCGGTGGGCGGGGCGACGGCGGTGCGGGCGGCGCTGCCGAGGGAGCGCGGTCCGCTGTCGGTGGGTCGGCTGGTGCGGGGGGTGGTGCTCTCGCCGCGCCGGCCGCGTCCGCGGGAGGTCGCGTTGGTCGGGCGGCCGGTGGTGTTCGACGAGGGGGTCGGCTGGGAGGAGTCGTCCGCCGGCGGCCCCGCGGACGGGGTGCGGGCGGACGGGGTGCCGGTGGACGGGGTGCGGGCGGCCGCGGCCGTGGTGGAGGAGGCGCGCTGA